A single region of the Alosa alosa isolate M-15738 ecotype Scorff River chromosome 6, AALO_Geno_1.1, whole genome shotgun sequence genome encodes:
- the angptl8 gene encoding forkhead-associated domain-containing protein 1: MRSLCRLFMAAAAMWAFGGRVQAAPTTGQPASEEEVNVLMFGVLQFSESLRHTYQTTEARLARLARAVRTTESLVRRIDRQTLEAKQAEVQIREGIHHLQAQTADLKSTAQQAKGKVEQVQQEELELKMKLSGLESTLTSASPDNVKSLKDTVQKHSRLLKDLLDWTKKQREKIELQNQQLTQLQKQNGL, from the exons ATGCGGTCGCTGTGCAGGCTGTTCATGGCGGCGGCCGCCATGTGGGCGTTTGGCGGCAGGGTGCAAGCGGCCCCGACGACAGGGCAGCCGGCCTCTGAGGAGGAAGTGAACGTGCTGATGTTTGGCGTGCTGCAGTTCAGTGAGTCGCTGCGCCACACCTACCAGACCACCGAGGCCCGGCTAGCCCGGCTGGCCAGAGCCGTGCGCACCACCGAGAGCCTGGTGCGAAGGATCGACCGCCAGACGCTGGAGGCCAAGCAGGCAGAGGTCCAGATCAGAGAGGGGATCCACCACCTCCAG GCACAGACTGCGGATCTTAAGAGCACCGCCCAGCAGGCTAAAGGGAAGGTGGAGCAGGTGCAGCAGGAGGAGCTGGAGCTCAAGATGAAGCTTAGTGGACTGGAGTCCACCCTCACCAGCGCCAGCCCTGACAACGTCAAATCACTCAAG GACACAGTTCAGAAGCACTCAAGGCTGCTGAAGGATTTACTGGACTGGAccaagaaacagagggagaaaaTTGAGCTTCAGAACCAACAGTTGACCCAGTTACAGAAACAG AATGGGTTGTAA